One Frankiales bacterium DNA window includes the following coding sequences:
- a CDS encoding orotate phosphoribosyltransferase, with protein MTAADDRAQLRQDILDKAVVHGRVILSSGREADYYVDLRRVTLDGATAPRIGRVMLDLTADLDYDAVGGLTLGADPVATAMLHAAAARGRSLDAFVVRKSEKAHGLQRRIEGPDVAGRRVLAVEDTSTTGGSVMTAVEALREAGAEVVAVAVIVERGAAPVVEAAGLPYLAAYTLADLGLA; from the coding sequence GTGACTGCAGCCGACGACCGCGCCCAGCTCCGCCAGGACATCCTCGACAAGGCGGTCGTGCACGGCCGCGTCATCCTCTCCAGCGGGCGCGAGGCCGACTACTACGTCGACCTGCGCCGCGTGACCCTCGACGGGGCGACCGCCCCCCGCATCGGCCGCGTGATGCTCGACCTCACTGCGGACCTCGACTACGACGCGGTGGGCGGCCTCACCCTGGGCGCCGACCCCGTCGCCACCGCGATGCTGCACGCCGCAGCCGCCCGGGGCCGCAGCCTCGACGCCTTCGTGGTGCGCAAGAGCGAGAAGGCCCACGGCCTCCAGCGGCGGATCGAGGGCCCGGACGTCGCGGGCCGCCGCGTGCTCGCCGTGGAGGACACCTCCACCACCGGCGGCTCGGTCATGACGGCGGTGGAGGCGCTGCGCGAGGCCGGCGCCGAGGTGGTGGCGGTCGCCGTGATCGTCGAGCGCGGGGCCGCCCCCGTGGTCGAGGCCGCCGGCCTGCCCTACCTCGCGGCCTACACGCTGGCCGACCTCGGCCTGGCCTGA
- a CDS encoding SDR family NAD(P)-dependent oxidoreductase has product MTTALVTGATAGIGAEFARQLAARGDDLVLVARDVERLTAYADELGRAHRVRVEVLPADLTDRTALAAVADRLADDARPVDLLVNNAGFGVNQSFVGGDLDAEQAMLDVLVTATMRLTHAALPGMVGRGTGGVINVSSVAGFIAGGSYSAAKAWTTVFSESVDRQLHGTGVRVMALCPGFTHTEFHQRGGMDVSHLPDWMWLDAPDLVRGALADFGRGKPVSVPGAQYKVLSTLARYLPRPVVRRASGVRGPDRLARR; this is encoded by the coding sequence ATGACCACCGCACTCGTGACCGGCGCGACCGCCGGCATCGGAGCCGAGTTCGCCCGCCAGCTCGCCGCCCGCGGCGACGACCTCGTGCTCGTGGCCCGCGACGTCGAGCGGCTCACGGCGTACGCCGACGAGCTCGGCCGCGCCCACCGGGTGCGGGTCGAGGTGCTCCCCGCCGACCTCACCGACCGGACGGCGCTCGCGGCCGTGGCGGACCGTCTCGCCGACGACGCCCGCCCGGTGGACCTGCTGGTGAACAACGCGGGCTTCGGCGTCAACCAGTCGTTCGTCGGCGGCGACCTCGACGCCGAGCAGGCCATGCTCGACGTGCTGGTCACCGCCACCATGCGCCTCACCCACGCGGCGCTGCCCGGCATGGTGGGCCGCGGGACGGGCGGGGTCATCAACGTCTCGAGCGTGGCCGGGTTCATCGCCGGCGGCAGCTACAGCGCGGCCAAGGCCTGGACGACGGTCTTCTCGGAGTCGGTCGACCGGCAGCTGCACGGCACCGGCGTGCGCGTGATGGCGCTGTGCCCCGGCTTCACCCACACCGAGTTCCACCAGCGCGGGGGCATGGACGTCTCGCACCTGCCCGACTGGATGTGGCTCGACGCGCCCGACCTCGTGCGCGGCGCCCTCGCGGACTTCGGGCGGGGCAAGCCGGTGTCGGTACCCGGCGCGCAGTACAAGGTGCTCTCGACCCTGGCGCGCTACCTGCCCCGCCCCGTGGTGCGGCGCGCGTCCGGCGTCCGCGGGCCGGACCGTCTCGCGCGCCGGTAG
- a CDS encoding SDR family oxidoreductase gives MSTVVVTGGSRGIGAATAVAAAAAGWDVVVDYAHDAAAAAHVVRRILDAGGQALAVQADVADAAAVARLFDTAAAWRGPVTGLVNNAGVTGGFARVDELSPQALQDVLAVNVAGPFLCCGEAVRRMSTRHGGSGGAIVNVSSRAAVLGSPGEWVHYAASKGALDTLTVGLAREVATEGVRVNAVAVGLVDTDLHAAAGEPGRPDRLRPTVPMQRSGTVEEVAAAIVWLLSEQASYTTGTVVAVSGGR, from the coding sequence ATGAGCACCGTGGTCGTCACCGGAGGATCGCGCGGGATCGGCGCCGCCACGGCCGTGGCAGCGGCCGCCGCCGGGTGGGACGTCGTCGTCGACTACGCGCACGACGCTGCCGCGGCCGCGCACGTCGTGCGCCGGATCCTCGACGCCGGGGGACAGGCGCTGGCGGTGCAGGCCGACGTCGCGGACGCCGCGGCGGTGGCCCGGCTGTTCGACACGGCCGCGGCCTGGCGCGGCCCGGTGACCGGGCTGGTGAACAACGCCGGCGTCACGGGCGGGTTCGCGCGCGTGGACGAGCTGAGCCCCCAAGCGCTGCAGGATGTGCTCGCCGTCAACGTCGCGGGGCCGTTCCTGTGCTGCGGCGAGGCGGTGCGCCGGATGTCGACCCGCCACGGCGGCAGCGGCGGCGCGATCGTCAACGTCTCCTCGCGCGCGGCGGTGCTCGGCAGCCCGGGCGAGTGGGTGCACTACGCCGCGAGCAAGGGCGCGCTGGACACCCTCACCGTGGGGCTCGCGAGGGAGGTCGCGACCGAGGGCGTGCGGGTCAACGCGGTGGCCGTGGGGCTGGTCGACACCGACCTGCACGCCGCCGCGGGCGAGCCCGGCCGGCCGGACCGCCTGCGGCCCACCGTGCCCATGCAGCGGTCCGGCACCGTCGAGGAGGTCGCCGCCGCCATCGTGTGGCTGCTCTCCGAGCAGGCGTCGTACACGACCGGCACGGTGGTCGCGGTCTCCGGCGGCCGCTGA
- a CDS encoding pyridoxal phosphate-dependent aminotransferase gives MREHAATVFGEMSALAVRTGSVNLGQGFPDTDGPESVKQAAIRAIEDGRGNQYPPAHGVPELRAAIAEHQRRFYGLEIDPATDVVVTTGASEAIAAALLALVDAGDEVVMFAPWFDLYAATVSLAGGRRVEVPLTAGTFRPDAEALRRAVTDRTRVLLLNSPHNPTGSVFTRAELEAIADVVVERDLWVISDEAYEHLVFSGSQHVPFATLPGMAERTVTIGSAGKSLSMTGWKVGWATGPTDLVAAVRVTRQHLSFVSGGPFQWAVAEGLALPDSHWASFAAGLEAQRDLLCDGLRELGFPTTVPQGTYFATTDVRPLGYADGWAFCRDLPHRAGVVAIPHEVFHDDPEAGKPFVRWAFCKRPEVLHEALDRLTRAFG, from the coding sequence ATGCGCGAGCACGCCGCCACCGTCTTCGGGGAGATGAGCGCGCTCGCGGTGCGCACCGGGTCGGTCAACCTCGGCCAGGGCTTCCCGGACACCGACGGCCCGGAGTCGGTCAAGCAGGCCGCGATCCGGGCGATCGAGGACGGACGCGGCAACCAGTACCCGCCGGCGCACGGCGTGCCCGAGCTGCGCGCAGCGATCGCGGAGCACCAGCGCCGCTTCTACGGCCTCGAGATCGACCCGGCCACCGACGTCGTGGTCACCACCGGCGCCTCGGAGGCCATCGCCGCCGCGCTGCTCGCCCTCGTGGACGCCGGCGACGAGGTGGTGATGTTCGCGCCGTGGTTCGACCTCTACGCCGCCACCGTGTCGCTGGCGGGCGGCCGCCGGGTGGAGGTGCCCCTGACCGCCGGCACGTTCCGGCCCGACGCCGAGGCGCTGCGCCGCGCGGTGACCGACCGCACCCGCGTGCTGCTGCTCAACTCGCCGCACAACCCCACGGGCAGCGTCTTCACCCGGGCCGAGCTCGAGGCGATCGCCGACGTCGTCGTCGAGCGGGACCTCTGGGTGATCAGCGACGAGGCCTACGAGCACCTGGTGTTCAGCGGGTCGCAGCACGTGCCCTTCGCCACCCTGCCGGGCATGGCCGAGCGCACGGTGACGATCGGCAGCGCCGGCAAGTCGCTGTCGATGACCGGGTGGAAGGTGGGCTGGGCCACCGGGCCGACGGACCTCGTGGCCGCCGTGCGGGTGACGCGCCAGCACCTGTCGTTCGTGTCGGGCGGGCCGTTCCAGTGGGCCGTCGCCGAGGGGCTGGCCCTGCCCGACAGCCACTGGGCCTCGTTCGCGGCCGGCCTCGAGGCGCAGCGCGACCTGCTCTGCGACGGCCTGCGCGAGCTCGGGTTCCCCACGACCGTCCCCCAGGGCACCTACTTCGCCACCACCGACGTCCGGCCGCTGGGCTACGCCGACGGCTGGGCCTTCTGCCGCGACCTGCCGCACCGGGCCGGCGTCGTCGCCATCCCGCACGAGGTCTTCCACGACGACCCCGAGGCCGGGAAGCCGTTCGTGCGGTGGGCGTTCTGCAAGCGCCCCGAGGTGCTCCACGAGGCCCTCGACCGCCTGACGAGGGCGTTCGGCTGA
- a CDS encoding GNAT family N-acetyltransferase, whose protein sequence is MHIKPARSVAEIGSAAHLLDEPLDQAAAQRFVDLGTHHFLLAVEGEETVGFVSGVETTHPDKGTEMFLYELAVDDGHQGRGVGTALVAALADLARDHGCYGMFVLTDADNHRALGAYRRAGGAEPTEHVMLEWRFDPAPSAAVR, encoded by the coding sequence ATGCACATCAAGCCGGCCCGCTCCGTCGCCGAGATCGGCTCCGCCGCGCACCTGCTCGACGAGCCCCTCGACCAGGCCGCCGCGCAGCGCTTCGTGGACCTCGGCACGCACCACTTCCTGCTCGCCGTCGAGGGCGAGGAGACGGTCGGCTTCGTGTCCGGCGTCGAGACGACCCATCCCGACAAGGGCACCGAGATGTTCCTCTACGAGCTCGCGGTCGACGACGGCCACCAGGGCCGCGGCGTCGGCACGGCGCTCGTCGCGGCGCTCGCCGACCTGGCTCGCGACCACGGCTGCTACGGGATGTTCGTGCTCACCGACGCCGACAACCACCGCGCCCTCGGCGCGTACCGGCGCGCGGGCGGGGCCGAGCCGACGGAGCACGTCATGCTGGAGTGGCGGTTCGACCCCGCCCCGTCCGCCGCCGTTCGCTAG
- a CDS encoding metalloregulator ArsR/SmtB family transcription factor has translation MSSVLDTGPASDRLSRVFAALADPTRRRILARLAEGEATVTEIAEPLPISLPAVSRHLKVLERAGLISRGRHAQWRSSRLEAEPLREATAWMERYRVFWDDAFDRLDEHLRRTHDPDRSEEARP, from the coding sequence ATGTCCTCGGTGCTCGACACGGGCCCGGCTTCCGACCGGCTCTCCCGGGTGTTCGCGGCGCTTGCCGATCCCACCCGCCGCCGGATCCTGGCGCGGCTGGCCGAGGGCGAGGCGACGGTGACGGAGATCGCCGAGCCGCTCCCGATCAGCCTGCCTGCGGTGTCGAGGCACCTCAAGGTGCTCGAGCGCGCCGGGCTCATCTCGCGCGGGCGACACGCGCAGTGGCGCTCGAGCCGCCTGGAGGCGGAACCGCTGCGCGAGGCGACCGCGTGGATGGAGCGCTACCGCGTCTTCTGGGACGACGCGTTCGACCGCCTCGACGAGCACCTGCGACGCACCCACGACCCCGACCGATCCGAGGAGGCACGGCCATGA
- the clpB gene encoding ATP-dependent chaperone ClpB: MDIQFTTRSQEALSRAIRRAATAGQAQVEPLHVLGALLAQGDGDDIAAAVLDRVGVDRAALTARVEQALAALPSASGQTVQSPQLSPAAYRVVQSAQELAAERGDTFVSTEHLLVGLAQQGGPGVADALAEAGAAPGALVDAISQVRQRPVTSADPEGSFKALEKYSVDLTALAREGRIDPVIGRDSEIRRVVQVLSRRTKNNPVLIGEPGVGKTAVVEGLAQRIVAGDVPESLRGKRLVALDLAAMLAGAQYRGQFEERLKSVLDEIKGSEGQVVTFIDELHTVVGAGASGDSAMDAGNMLKPMLARGELRMVGATTLDEYRERIEKDPALERRFQQVLVGEPSVEDTLGILRGIKEKYEAHHKVAIADSALVAAATLSDRYITHRFLPDKAIDLVDEAASRLRMEIDSSPTEIDDLQRQVDRMRMEELALSRETDPASVERLARLRADLADRSEELLGMRARWDAEKEGLDRVGELKIRIDELRMLAERAQRDGDLEQASRLLYAEIPTLEEQLSAAVSSSSDRARMVREEVGPDDVAEVVASWTGIPAGRLMEGETAKLLRMEDELARRVVGQEEAVRAVSDAVRRARAGVSDPDRPTGSFLFLGPTGVGKTELAKALAEFLFDDERAMTRIDMSEYGEKHSVARLVGAPPGYVGYDEGGQLTEAVRRRPYTVVLFDEVEKAHPEVFDVLLQVLDDGRLTDGQGRTVDFRNAILVLTSNLGSAFLADPSLTAEQKRDAVMGVVRASFKPEFLNRLDDTVMFAPLGLEQLGVIVGLQIDALQSRLHERRLTLDVTPAARDWLALGGFDPVYGARPLRRLVQTAIGDQLAKAILSGDVVDGDTVRVDVAASGDRLDVHAAHGPVEDAVPLQLTPGEA, encoded by the coding sequence ATGGACATCCAGTTCACGACCCGCAGCCAGGAGGCGCTCAGCCGCGCGATCCGCCGTGCCGCCACGGCCGGCCAGGCGCAGGTGGAGCCGCTGCACGTGCTCGGCGCGCTGCTCGCCCAGGGCGACGGCGACGACATCGCCGCGGCCGTGCTCGACCGCGTCGGCGTCGACCGCGCCGCGCTGACCGCGCGCGTCGAGCAGGCGCTGGCCGCGCTGCCCTCGGCCAGCGGCCAGACCGTGCAGTCGCCGCAGCTCTCGCCGGCCGCCTACCGCGTGGTGCAGTCCGCGCAGGAGCTCGCCGCCGAGCGCGGCGACACGTTCGTGTCCACCGAGCACCTGCTCGTCGGTCTCGCGCAGCAGGGCGGCCCCGGCGTCGCCGACGCCCTGGCGGAGGCCGGCGCCGCCCCGGGTGCGCTGGTGGACGCGATCTCGCAGGTGCGCCAGCGGCCGGTGACCAGTGCTGACCCGGAGGGCTCGTTCAAGGCGCTGGAGAAGTACAGCGTCGACCTCACCGCCCTGGCGCGCGAGGGCCGCATCGACCCCGTGATCGGGCGCGACTCCGAGATCCGCCGCGTGGTGCAGGTGCTCTCGCGGCGCACGAAGAACAACCCCGTGCTCATCGGCGAGCCCGGCGTCGGCAAGACCGCCGTCGTGGAGGGACTGGCCCAGCGCATCGTTGCGGGCGACGTCCCGGAGTCGCTGCGCGGCAAGCGCCTCGTGGCGCTCGACCTCGCCGCGATGCTCGCGGGCGCGCAGTACCGCGGCCAGTTCGAGGAGCGGCTCAAGTCCGTGCTCGACGAGATCAAGGGCAGCGAGGGCCAGGTCGTCACCTTCATCGACGAGCTGCACACCGTGGTGGGTGCGGGCGCCTCGGGCGACTCGGCGATGGACGCCGGCAACATGCTCAAGCCGATGCTCGCGCGCGGCGAGCTGCGCATGGTCGGGGCGACCACGCTCGACGAGTACCGCGAGCGGATCGAGAAGGACCCGGCGCTCGAGCGCCGCTTCCAGCAGGTGCTGGTGGGCGAGCCCAGCGTGGAGGACACCCTCGGCATCCTGCGCGGCATCAAGGAGAAGTACGAGGCCCACCACAAGGTGGCCATCGCCGACTCCGCGCTCGTCGCGGCCGCGACGCTGTCCGATCGCTACATCACCCACCGGTTCCTGCCGGACAAGGCGATCGACCTCGTCGACGAGGCGGCGTCCCGGCTGCGCATGGAGATCGACTCCTCGCCCACCGAGATCGACGACCTCCAGCGGCAGGTGGACCGGATGCGCATGGAGGAGCTGGCGCTCTCCCGCGAGACCGACCCCGCGTCGGTCGAGCGGCTGGCCCGGCTGCGCGCCGACCTCGCCGACCGCAGCGAGGAGCTGCTCGGCATGCGGGCCCGCTGGGACGCGGAGAAGGAGGGTCTCGACCGCGTCGGCGAGCTCAAGATCCGCATCGACGAGCTGCGCATGCTGGCCGAGCGCGCCCAGCGCGACGGCGACCTCGAGCAGGCCTCGCGGCTGCTCTACGCCGAGATCCCCACGCTCGAGGAGCAGCTGTCCGCCGCGGTGTCGTCGTCGAGCGACCGCGCGCGCATGGTGCGCGAGGAGGTCGGACCCGACGACGTCGCCGAGGTCGTGGCGTCGTGGACCGGCATCCCCGCGGGCCGGCTCATGGAGGGCGAGACGGCCAAGCTGCTGCGCATGGAGGACGAGCTGGCCCGCCGGGTGGTCGGCCAGGAGGAGGCCGTGCGCGCGGTGTCCGACGCCGTGCGTCGTGCCCGTGCCGGCGTCTCGGACCCGGACCGCCCCACCGGCTCGTTCCTGTTCCTCGGGCCCACCGGCGTCGGCAAGACCGAGCTGGCCAAGGCGCTCGCGGAGTTCCTCTTCGACGACGAGCGCGCCATGACGCGCATCGACATGAGCGAGTACGGCGAGAAGCACTCGGTCGCGCGGCTGGTGGGCGCGCCCCCCGGCTACGTCGGGTACGACGAGGGCGGGCAGCTCACCGAGGCGGTGCGGCGCCGGCCGTACACCGTGGTGCTGTTCGACGAGGTCGAGAAGGCGCACCCCGAGGTGTTCGACGTGCTGCTCCAGGTGCTCGACGACGGCCGCCTCACCGACGGCCAGGGCCGCACGGTGGACTTCCGCAACGCGATCCTCGTGCTGACCTCGAACCTGGGCTCGGCGTTCCTCGCCGACCCGTCGCTGACGGCTGAGCAGAAGCGCGACGCCGTCATGGGCGTGGTGCGCGCGAGCTTCAAGCCGGAGTTCCTCAACCGGCTCGACGACACCGTGATGTTCGCGCCGCTCGGTCTCGAGCAGCTCGGCGTCATCGTGGGCCTGCAGATCGACGCGCTCCAGTCGCGGCTGCACGAGCGCCGCCTCACCCTCGACGTCACGCCGGCCGCGCGCGACTGGCTGGCGCTCGGCGGGTTCGACCCCGTCTACGGCGCGCGGCCGCTGCGCCGCCTGGTGCAGACCGCGATCGGCGACCAGCTCGCCAAGGCGATCCTGTCCGGCGACGTGGTCGACGGCGACACCGTGCGGGTCGACGTCGCGGCGTCCGGCGACCGGCTCGACGTGCACGCGGCCCACGGTCCGGTCGAGGACGCGGTGCCGCTCCAGCTGACTCCCGGCGAGGCCTGA
- a CDS encoding MerR family transcriptional regulator → MSDESTPHVEDRLRPDDATPVYVISVAAQIAGLHPQTLRQYDRLGLVSPDRTGGRNRLYSLRDIARLREVSRLSAEGVNLAGIQRILELESDNERLRAQLGVLLAEVQRLRPGIGARPQLPSSEPSTALVVWRPRPADRDTARRSRPR, encoded by the coding sequence ATGAGCGACGAGAGCACGCCCCACGTCGAGGACCGCCTGCGCCCCGACGACGCGACGCCGGTCTACGTCATCTCGGTCGCCGCCCAGATCGCCGGGCTGCACCCGCAGACGCTGCGCCAGTACGACCGGCTCGGCCTGGTCTCGCCGGACCGCACCGGCGGGCGCAACCGGCTCTACTCCCTGCGCGACATCGCCCGGCTGCGCGAGGTGTCGCGGCTGTCGGCCGAGGGCGTCAACCTCGCCGGCATCCAGCGCATCCTCGAGCTCGAGTCGGACAACGAGCGCCTGCGCGCGCAGCTCGGCGTGCTCCTGGCCGAGGTGCAGCGGCTGCGGCCTGGCATCGGCGCGCGCCCGCAGCTGCCGTCGTCCGAGCCCTCCACGGCGCTGGTCGTGTGGCGTCCGCGCCCTGCGGACCGCGACACCGCCCGACGCTCCCGGCCCCGCTGA
- the dnaJ gene encoding molecular chaperone DnaJ, whose amino-acid sequence MSQKDWIEKDYYKALGVSKDASQAEIKKAFRGLAKKLHPDSNENDPQAEARFKEVSEAYDVLSDEKTRKEYDEARTLFAGGGFRMPGGFGGPGTGGGQGVPFDLSDLLGRTGGGSGGFGDVFGSIFNRGQAGARRPRRGQDIESSVTLSFDEALDGLTLPLRLTSDAVCTVCSGTGARNGTTPRVCPTCHGAGQVDRNQGGFAFPEPCRECRGRGLVVDDPCPTCQGSGHAPSTRTVQARIPAGVRNGQKIRLRGKGMPGENGGEAGDLLVSVTVTPHPVFGRDGDNLTVTVPVTYPEAALGADVQVPVPHGGTVRLRLPEGTQNGRVMRVRGKGVRRKDGTHGDLLVTVDVAVPQRLSSAQKDALSAYAEATHDHDPRADLMARARQTGGRP is encoded by the coding sequence GTGAGCCAGAAGGACTGGATCGAGAAGGACTACTACAAGGCGCTCGGCGTCTCCAAGGACGCCAGCCAGGCCGAGATCAAGAAGGCGTTCCGCGGGCTGGCCAAGAAGCTGCACCCGGACTCGAACGAGAACGACCCCCAGGCCGAGGCCCGCTTCAAGGAGGTCTCGGAGGCCTACGACGTCCTCTCCGACGAGAAGACGCGCAAGGAGTACGACGAGGCCCGCACGCTGTTCGCCGGTGGCGGCTTCCGGATGCCCGGCGGCTTCGGCGGCCCGGGCACGGGCGGCGGCCAGGGCGTGCCGTTCGACCTGTCCGACCTGCTCGGCCGCACCGGCGGCGGCTCAGGCGGCTTCGGGGACGTGTTCGGCAGCATCTTCAACCGCGGTCAGGCGGGCGCCCGGCGTCCGCGCCGCGGCCAGGACATCGAGAGCAGCGTGACGCTCTCCTTCGACGAGGCGCTCGACGGGCTCACCCTCCCCCTGCGGCTGACCTCCGACGCCGTCTGCACCGTGTGCTCCGGCACCGGCGCGCGCAACGGCACCACGCCCCGCGTGTGCCCCACATGCCACGGCGCCGGCCAGGTCGACCGCAACCAGGGCGGCTTCGCCTTCCCCGAGCCGTGCCGCGAGTGCCGCGGCCGCGGCCTCGTCGTCGACGACCCCTGCCCCACGTGTCAGGGCTCGGGGCACGCGCCGTCCACGCGCACCGTGCAGGCGCGCATCCCCGCGGGCGTGCGCAACGGCCAGAAGATCCGGCTGCGCGGCAAGGGGATGCCGGGCGAGAACGGCGGCGAGGCGGGCGACCTGCTCGTGAGCGTCACAGTCACGCCGCACCCCGTGTTCGGGCGCGACGGCGACAACCTCACGGTGACCGTGCCGGTCACCTACCCGGAGGCCGCGCTCGGCGCGGACGTCCAGGTGCCCGTGCCGCACGGCGGCACCGTGCGGCTGCGGCTGCCCGAGGGCACGCAGAACGGCCGGGTGATGCGCGTGCGCGGCAAGGGCGTGCGCCGCAAGGACGGCACCCACGGCGACCTCCTCGTGACGGTCGACGTCGCCGTCCCGCAGCGGCTTAGCTCGGCCCAGAAGGACGCGCTCTCGGCCTACGCCGAGGCCACCCACGACCACGACCCGCGCGCCGACCTCATGGCGCGCGCCCGGCAGACGGGAGGCAGGCCATGA
- the grpE gene encoding nucleotide exchange factor GrpE yields the protein MTEPSDPGFSFQDKRRIDPDTGEVREQPAAPSPEPDDPFDQIVEGLEADAEAVDAKVAELTADLQRVHAEYANYRKRVERDREAQRDLAVGSAVAELLPVLDDIGRAREHGDLDGAFKSVAESLESTVGRIGLEKYGEVGDAFDPMVHEAISHEHSPDVTGPTCTQVYQPGYRYKGRVLRPAVVAVTDPE from the coding sequence GTGACCGAGCCCTCGGACCCGGGCTTCTCCTTCCAGGACAAGCGCCGGATCGACCCCGACACCGGTGAGGTGAGGGAGCAGCCCGCTGCTCCCTCACCCGAGCCGGACGACCCGTTCGACCAGATCGTGGAGGGTCTCGAGGCCGACGCCGAGGCGGTGGACGCGAAGGTGGCCGAGCTGACGGCCGACCTCCAGCGCGTCCACGCGGAGTACGCCAACTACCGCAAGCGCGTCGAGCGCGACCGCGAGGCCCAGCGCGACCTCGCCGTCGGCTCGGCCGTGGCGGAGCTGCTGCCCGTGCTCGACGACATCGGCCGCGCACGCGAGCACGGCGACCTCGACGGCGCGTTCAAGAGCGTCGCGGAGTCGCTGGAGTCGACCGTCGGGCGGATCGGCCTCGAGAAGTACGGCGAGGTCGGCGACGCCTTCGACCCGATGGTGCACGAGGCCATCAGCCACGAGCACAGTCCCGACGTCACCGGACCCACCTGCACGCAGGTCTACCAGCCCGGCTACCGCTACAAGGGTCGCGTGCTGCGGCCCGCCGTCGTGGCGGTCACCGACCCGGAGTGA